From Sphingomonas hengshuiensis, one genomic window encodes:
- a CDS encoding glycoside hydrolase 5 family protein — translation MNPNDTPLGRRMFLAGAAGSIVAPAALAGIAPAPGRDAFVRRSGTSFVRHGKPWRLTGANAWYLAWLGSAASYGNRARLGRELDRLRALGVTNVRLLAGAEEGPLKNAVTPGFLNRAGTLNQDLLVGLDHALAELAVRDMTGVLYLTNNWEWSGGMMTLLWYETGQYIDNNDPAYPWPDFPDRGSAFYANAAAVRRNLNYVRALVSRVNSVTGIRYADDPTIMSWQLCNEPRPGVRPEVMKAILPAYYNWINTSARLIRSLAPKHLVSLGMEGTIATNGSEEIVLKAHENIDYMTAHVWPLNWGWVDDKNLAGTWQAGAEKVEAYVDTHVRLAATAGKPLVIEEFGFPRDDGRFGQEAGTSFREKYYRLIYGAAERSLAQGGPVAGTNFWAWNGEARTPHADYRFQPGDAQFMGDPPHEPQGWYGNFDSDTAIQAIIRDHAKRFATPA, via the coding sequence ATGAATCCGAATGATACCCCCCTGGGCCGGCGCATGTTCCTTGCCGGTGCCGCCGGCAGCATTGTCGCACCCGCAGCGCTTGCGGGCATTGCGCCCGCGCCCGGCCGGGATGCCTTCGTTCGGCGGAGCGGCACGAGCTTTGTCCGCCATGGCAAGCCGTGGCGGCTGACCGGGGCCAATGCCTGGTATCTTGCGTGGCTGGGCAGCGCCGCCAGCTATGGCAACCGCGCCCGGCTGGGCCGCGAACTCGATCGCCTGCGCGCGTTGGGCGTCACCAATGTGCGCCTGCTCGCGGGTGCCGAGGAAGGCCCGCTGAAGAACGCCGTCACGCCCGGATTCCTCAATCGCGCGGGCACGCTCAACCAGGATCTGCTCGTCGGGCTCGATCATGCGCTGGCAGAACTGGCGGTGCGCGACATGACCGGGGTGCTCTACCTGACCAACAACTGGGAATGGTCCGGCGGCATGATGACGCTGCTGTGGTACGAGACCGGCCAGTATATCGACAATAATGACCCCGCCTATCCCTGGCCCGATTTCCCCGACCGGGGCAGCGCATTCTATGCCAACGCCGCTGCTGTCCGCCGCAACCTGAATTATGTCCGCGCGCTGGTATCGCGAGTGAATTCGGTAACGGGTATTCGCTATGCCGACGATCCCACGATCATGTCGTGGCAGTTGTGCAACGAACCGCGCCCGGGCGTGCGGCCGGAAGTGATGAAGGCCATTCTCCCGGCCTATTACAACTGGATCAACACCTCAGCCCGGCTGATCCGCAGCCTGGCGCCAAAGCATCTGGTATCGCTTGGCATGGAAGGCACGATCGCGACCAATGGTAGCGAAGAGATCGTCCTTAAGGCCCATGAGAATATCGATTACATGACCGCGCATGTCTGGCCCCTCAATTGGGGATGGGTGGACGACAAGAACCTTGCCGGGACGTGGCAGGCCGGGGCCGAGAAGGTCGAGGCCTATGTCGATACCCATGTCCGGCTGGCCGCGACGGCGGGCAAGCCGCTCGTGATCGAGGAGTTCGGCTTCCCGCGCGACGACGGGCGCTTCGGGCAAGAGGCCGGCACCAGTTTCCGCGAGAAATACTACCGGCTGATCTATGGCGCGGCAGAGCGCAGCCTGGCGCAGGGCGGGCCGGTCGCGGGCACTAATTTCTGGGCCTGGAACGGCGAAGCGCGCACCCCGCACGCGGATTATCGTTTCCAGCCGGGCGACGCCCAGTTCATGGGCGATCCGCCACATGAGCCCCAGGGCTGGTATGGCAATTTCGACAGCGACACCGCGATCCAGGCGATCATCCGCGACCACGCAAAGCGTTTCGCAACACCCGCCTGA
- a CDS encoding carboxylesterase/lipase family protein, with product MSPNAILRGVCHWMALTVATASIAWASSAAAQSPVVAVTGGAIAGHATDGATEFLAIPYAAPPVGTLRWRAPAPVLPWAGQRDASRSGPACLQNDEGWNHAQWLDASEDCLTLDVRTPSMTGKRPVVVWIHGGSNRAGSGRDAVNSGFVGKGLVVVSIQYRLGVLGFLSHPALAAEQGGASGNYGLMDQIAALRWVRDNIARFGGDPAQVTIMGESAGAQDVSLLLAAPDARGLFRAAVLQSGTPGFGMSFRSHADAMKIGEALDRLAGAQGDLTRLRRLSPVALFALQSQLSETESHGSDFVFLRTTIDGRVLPESPDRLLAKRPAVPVIIGTNTVEFGPGAGSVPLDAFAQYWFGAGATAALGAYRDEEARGADPRRGNVELRMQSDAQFHCPANRMAALLTARGWPVWRYEFDVGPTGGLTSHAAEIGYIFGGRPVGGGVSVLDYWSALALHGDPNAAIDSTPTRPAWPSLAQGSERTLRFGGQSTEVAKGLPRAAFCSFASNL from the coding sequence ATGAGCCCGAATGCGATCCTGCGCGGGGTCTGCCATTGGATGGCGCTGACGGTTGCGACGGCGTCGATAGCCTGGGCGTCGTCGGCGGCGGCGCAATCGCCCGTCGTTGCGGTGACTGGCGGCGCGATCGCCGGGCATGCGACCGACGGCGCAACCGAATTCCTGGCGATCCCCTATGCCGCCCCTCCGGTCGGCACTCTGCGCTGGCGCGCGCCTGCGCCGGTCCTGCCCTGGGCCGGCCAGCGCGATGCGAGCCGCTCCGGCCCCGCCTGTCTCCAGAATGACGAGGGCTGGAACCACGCCCAATGGCTCGACGCGAGCGAGGATTGCCTGACGCTCGACGTGCGCACGCCGTCGATGACCGGCAAGCGCCCGGTGGTGGTGTGGATTCACGGGGGCAGCAACCGCGCCGGGTCGGGCCGGGATGCAGTCAATTCGGGCTTTGTCGGCAAGGGGCTGGTGGTGGTGTCGATCCAGTACCGGCTGGGCGTGCTGGGCTTTCTGTCACATCCGGCGCTGGCCGCCGAACAGGGCGGGGCGAGCGGCAATTACGGGTTGATGGATCAGATCGCGGCGCTTCGCTGGGTCCGGGACAATATCGCGCGTTTCGGGGGTGATCCCGCGCAGGTGACGATCATGGGCGAAAGCGCGGGTGCGCAGGACGTGTCGCTCCTGTTGGCCGCGCCGGACGCGCGCGGCTTGTTTCGCGCCGCAGTCCTGCAAAGCGGAACGCCTGGCTTCGGCATGTCGTTTCGCTCGCATGCGGACGCCATGAAGATCGGTGAAGCGCTTGACCGGCTGGCGGGTGCGCAAGGCGATCTGACCCGGCTGCGTCGGCTGTCGCCGGTCGCTCTGTTCGCGCTCCAGTCGCAGTTGAGCGAAACCGAATCGCATGGCAGCGACTTCGTGTTTCTCCGCACCACCATCGATGGGCGCGTCCTGCCCGAGTCGCCCGACCGATTGCTGGCAAAGCGGCCCGCAGTGCCGGTGATCATCGGCACCAATACCGTAGAATTCGGCCCCGGCGCCGGATCGGTGCCGCTCGACGCCTTTGCCCAATATTGGTTCGGTGCCGGCGCCACAGCGGCACTCGGCGCCTATCGCGACGAAGAAGCCAGGGGCGCCGATCCACGGCGTGGTAATGTGGAGTTGCGGATGCAGTCCGACGCGCAGTTCCACTGTCCTGCCAACCGAATGGCGGCGCTGCTGACGGCGCGGGGATGGCCGGTGTGGCGCTATGAGTTCGATGTTGGTCCGACCGGCGGGCTGACCAGCCACGCCGCCGAGATCGGTTATATTTTTGGCGGTCGACCGGTGGGTGGCGGCGTCAGCGTGCTGGATTACTGGTCGGCGCTGGCACTGCACGGCGATCCGAACGCCGCGATCGACAGCACCCCCACGCGCCCGGCCTGGCCCAGCCTGGCGCAGGGAAGCGAGCGCACCCTGCGCTTTGGCGGGCAATCGACCGAGGTTGCCAAGGGACTTCCGCGCGCTGCCTTCTGTAGCTTCGCCAGCAACCTCTGA
- a CDS encoding ROK family transcriptional regulator has translation MTPVQVRLSGTNIIRAADHNQRTILQAILVHKTITRIALARMTGLTPPAVANIVKRLLDEKLIEEEGLLRQGRGQPGKLLQINPHGRFSIGVNIDRDHISLLLVNFLGEIVASRSLDLPFALPADVRAYWQAEVEAMVRDAGADVSRLIGIGIAMPDDLGAIYLPGAPEDYRAWQDTDVPALFATPFDLPTFVENDAAAAALGELRFGLGPKVSSALYILISSGLGGGLLVDGHSMRGATGRSGEIGLIPLADGKRVQDYVSLSALKAHLGQSGHTLDELEGAAEDSAVMRAYDVWLAGAVERLTSPLVAVNCLLNPACILIGARLPHACVHRLTRALEQALDAVTPTLPSRAPIMRALLSDNAPAIGAAILPFHHFLLPNTEALWKEEEA, from the coding sequence GTGACCCCTGTTCAGGTCAGGCTGTCAGGCACGAACATCATTCGCGCCGCTGACCATAACCAACGCACGATATTGCAGGCAATTCTCGTCCACAAGACGATCACGCGCATTGCGCTGGCCCGGATGACAGGGCTCACGCCCCCTGCGGTGGCGAACATCGTCAAACGGCTGCTGGATGAGAAGCTGATCGAGGAGGAAGGACTGCTTCGCCAGGGGCGTGGCCAGCCGGGCAAGCTGCTCCAGATCAACCCGCATGGCCGGTTCAGCATCGGCGTGAACATCGATCGCGACCATATCAGCCTGTTGCTGGTCAATTTCCTTGGGGAAATCGTGGCCTCCCGTTCGCTTGACCTGCCCTTCGCCCTTCCCGCCGACGTGCGCGCCTATTGGCAGGCGGAGGTGGAGGCGATGGTCCGCGATGCAGGTGCGGATGTGTCGCGGCTGATCGGAATCGGCATTGCGATGCCCGACGATCTGGGCGCGATCTACCTTCCCGGCGCGCCCGAAGACTATAGGGCATGGCAGGACACCGATGTCCCAGCACTGTTCGCCACACCGTTCGACCTGCCGACCTTCGTCGAAAACGATGCCGCCGCGGCAGCACTGGGCGAATTGCGGTTCGGGCTGGGTCCGAAGGTATCGAGCGCGCTCTATATCCTGATCAGTTCGGGTCTTGGAGGGGGCCTGCTGGTCGATGGGCATTCGATGCGGGGCGCGACCGGCCGGAGCGGCGAGATCGGGCTCATTCCGCTCGCCGATGGCAAGCGCGTGCAGGACTATGTGTCGCTTTCCGCACTGAAGGCGCATCTCGGACAATCGGGCCACACGCTTGACGAACTGGAGGGTGCGGCGGAAGACAGTGCGGTGATGCGCGCCTATGATGTCTGGCTTGCCGGTGCAGTCGAGCGGCTGACCAGCCCGCTAGTGGCAGTAAATTGCCTACTCAACCCGGCGTGCATCCTGATCGGCGCGCGTTTGCCCCACGCTTGCGTCCATCGGTTGACACGCGCGCTCGAACAGGCACTGGATGCCGTAACCCCGACGCTGCCGTCGCGCGCGCCAATCATGCGCGCCCTGCTGTCAGACAACGCACCGGCAATCGGCGCCGCCATCCTCCCCTTCCACCATTTTCTGCTGCCCAACACCGAAGCGCTTTGGAAGGAGGAGGAAGCCTGA
- the speD gene encoding adenosylmethionine decarboxylase, whose amino-acid sequence MTIGHHLLADLHDARDLADAAPIEACLIAAAAAAVATLLVIRLRSFGPGQGVTGVALLAESPISIHTWREYSTAWVDIFMCGRAHYLHAGLEEIATGLGAEIAQVRVVERHFGDSQDACSAVRSGE is encoded by the coding sequence GTGACCATCGGACACCACCTCCTCGCCGATCTGCACGACGCCCGCGATCTGGCGGACGCCGCCCCGATCGAAGCCTGCCTGATCGCGGCGGCGGCAGCGGCGGTTGCCACGTTGCTGGTAATCCGGCTCCGCAGCTTCGGCCCCGGCCAGGGAGTGACGGGCGTGGCGCTGCTCGCCGAATCCCCCATTTCGATCCACACTTGGCGCGAATATAGCACCGCATGGGTCGATATCTTCATGTGCGGACGCGCGCATTATCTCCACGCCGGGCTTGAGGAGATTGCCACCGGGCTGGGCGCGGAGATAGCGCAGGTGCGCGTGGTCGAACGGCATTTCGGCGATTCGCAGGATGCATGTTCAGCGGTGCGCAGCGGCGAATAG
- a CDS encoding nucleotidyl transferase AbiEii/AbiGii toxin family protein — MSRPPKNMAISVRDRLTARVRERRENAQLLMTRYVIERLLFRLSLSPHRERFVLKGAMLFSLWAAAPYLATGDLDLLGVGENAPEQLAAVFQEIIAVAVDDDGIVFRPETLRAAAARAEDEYAGVRIDFVAELAGARLPMHVDIGYGDAITPGAIEIEYPSLLGQPTAHLRAYPPETVVAEKFQAMVALGMLNTRLKDFYDIWAIVGSFAFDGAVLSRAIQATFDRRQTPLPAETPPALTPAFADEKQGQWTAFLRRTEIALAPEPFAAIQAQIAALVMPLVRRLAEGRSFDGEWPSGGPWMMR; from the coding sequence ATGAGCCGACCACCGAAGAACATGGCGATCTCGGTGCGTGACCGGCTGACAGCGCGTGTGCGCGAGCGCCGCGAAAACGCACAGTTGTTGATGACCCGCTATGTCATCGAGCGCCTGCTCTTTCGCCTGAGCCTGTCGCCCCATCGCGAGCGGTTCGTGCTCAAGGGCGCGATGCTGTTCAGCCTGTGGGCGGCAGCACCCTATCTCGCCACCGGCGACCTCGATCTGCTAGGCGTGGGGGAAAACGCGCCCGAGCAGCTCGCGGCGGTCTTTCAGGAAATCATTGCGGTCGCGGTCGATGACGACGGCATCGTGTTCCGGCCAGAAACCCTGCGCGCGGCTGCGGCCCGTGCCGAGGATGAATATGCCGGTGTCCGTATCGACTTCGTCGCCGAACTCGCCGGCGCGCGCCTGCCGATGCACGTCGATATCGGCTATGGCGATGCGATCACGCCGGGCGCGATCGAGATCGAATATCCGTCGTTGCTCGGCCAGCCCACCGCGCATCTTCGGGCCTATCCGCCCGAAACGGTCGTGGCCGAAAAATTCCAGGCCATGGTCGCGCTCGGTATGCTGAACACGCGCCTCAAGGATTTCTACGACATCTGGGCGATCGTGGGATCGTTTGCGTTCGATGGCGCCGTGCTATCGCGCGCCATCCAGGCCACCTTCGATCGCCGTCAAACCCCGTTGCCCGCCGAGACGCCCCCGGCGCTCACGCCCGCCTTCGCCGATGAGAAGCAGGGCCAATGGACCGCGTTCCTGCGGCGGACCGAAATCGCGTTGGCGCCCGAACCGTTCGCGGCGATCCAGGCGCAAATCGCGGCGCTGGTGATGCCCCTTGTAAGGAGGCTCGCCGAAGGCAGGAGCTTCGATGGCGAATGGCCTAGCGGTGGCCCGTGGATGATGAGGTAA